A region from the Deltaproteobacteria bacterium PRO3 genome encodes:
- the folD gene encoding bifunctional methylenetetrahydrofolate dehydrogenase/methenyltetrahydrofolate cyclohydrolase FolD, whose translation MGSIIDGKAVSEKIRAEIKQGVSELFAAKGLRPGLAVVLVGEDPASQIYVRNKTKACEDVGIAGFQHSLPADTKAEDLIALVRRLNEDPKVHGILVQLPLPPALKALDIATYIDPRKDVDGLHPLNIGNLVTGREGFRSCTPFGAMKLLESIGFELQGKHAVVVGRSNIVGKPMGMMLLEKNATVTYCHSRTPDLAAEVRRADVVVAAVGVPELVKGSWLKPGAVVIDVGINRKADKKIVGDVEFASAIEQAAYVTPVPGGVGPMTITMLLWNTLLAARRFSESR comes from the coding sequence ATGGGCAGCATCATCGACGGCAAGGCGGTCAGCGAGAAAATTCGCGCGGAAATCAAGCAAGGCGTCTCGGAGCTCTTCGCGGCGAAGGGCCTGCGTCCCGGTCTGGCCGTCGTCCTGGTTGGCGAGGACCCCGCCAGCCAGATCTACGTGCGCAACAAGACCAAGGCCTGCGAGGACGTCGGCATCGCCGGCTTCCAGCACAGCCTGCCCGCGGACACGAAGGCGGAGGACCTGATCGCCCTCGTCCGCAGGCTGAACGAGGACCCCAAGGTCCACGGCATCTTGGTTCAGCTGCCCCTGCCTCCGGCCCTTAAGGCCCTCGACATTGCTACTTATATTGATCCCCGCAAGGACGTCGACGGGCTTCACCCCCTGAATATCGGCAACCTGGTCACCGGCCGGGAGGGTTTTCGCTCCTGCACGCCCTTCGGCGCCATGAAGCTCCTCGAGTCCATCGGCTTCGAGCTGCAAGGCAAGCACGCCGTCGTGGTCGGGCGCAGCAACATCGTCGGAAAGCCGATGGGCATGATGCTGCTCGAAAAGAACGCCACGGTCACTTATTGCCACTCCCGTACTCCTGACCTGGCCGCCGAAGTGCGCCGCGCCGACGTGGTCGTCGCCGCCGTCGGGGTCCCCGAGCTGGTGAAGGGCTCCTGGCTCAAACCGGGGGCGGTGGTGATCGACGTCGGCATCAATCGCAAGGCCGACAAGAAGATCGTCGGAGACGTCGAGTTCGCCTCGGCCATCGAGCAGGCCGCCTACGTGACGCCCGTGCCGGGCGGCGTGGGGCCCATGACTATCACCATGTTATTGTGGAACACCCTGCTGGCCGCGCGTCGCTTTTCCGAATCCAGGTAA